A region of Solanum dulcamara chromosome 7, daSolDulc1.2, whole genome shotgun sequence DNA encodes the following proteins:
- the LOC129895350 gene encoding uncharacterized protein At3g28850-like, with protein MGCATSKPKVCQNCHTPYSPVRRSCSMYIPKKKDINDDSEQQQQHMVNLTSSTLGSLKLDSMNLSQSLRNDHFAFEIDDYNAEKDELLIEARTWSQMINDKIPKVVVVPMTPVRTPPGEPETINAWELMEGLEDITPLKPSAHHHEHSFSFPVSPNTNENADESPKMADNESSLHSNGTSIVSDFDPEVISTFRKALEELPPANPFHLKPLVIENTQGSDDEAESVSNSNRENVEVITEYKLVVPHEKDKLVIYFTSLRGVRKTYEDCCHVRVILKGLGVKVDERDVSMHSGFKEELKELLGNEYAGRGLPRVFMGKKYVGGADEIGRMNEDGKLENLVENCERIEDGGSVVGNGVCEACGDIRFIPCETCSGSCKIYYEAEYGELELEEDEYGFQRCPDCNENGLIRCPICCD; from the coding sequence ATGGGTTGTGCAACTTCAAAGCCAAAAGTATGCCAAAATTGCCACACGCCATATTCCCCTGTACGCAGAAGTTGCTCAATGTACATACCGAAAAAGAAAGATATTAATGACGACagtgaacaacaacaacaacatatggtgaATCTCACATCATCCACATTAGGATCATTGAAACTTGATTCAATGAACCTGAGCCAAAGTCTCAGAAATGATCACTTTGCATTCGAAATCGATGACTACAATGCGGAAAAAGATGAATTGTTGATTGAGGCAAGAACATGGTCACAAATGATCAATGACAAAATCCCAAAAGTAGTAGTAGTTCCTATGACACCAGTTAGAACCCCACCAGGTGAGCCAGAAACTATTAATGCCTGGGAATTAATGGAAGGTCTTGAAGATATTACTCCTCTTAAACCTTCAGCCCATCATCACGAACATAGTTTCTCTTTCCCTGTTTCTCCCAATACTAATGAAAATGCCGATGAGTCGCCAAAAATGGCTGATAATGAATCTAGCTTACATTCAAATGGCACATCTATAGTGTCTGATTTTGATCCTGAAGTGATTTCCACATTCAGAAAAGCACTTGAAGAGCTTCCACCAGCTAACCCTTTTCATCTAAAGCCATTAGTCATCGAAAACACGCAGGGATCGGATGATGAGGCTGAGTCAGTAAGCAATTCAAACAGGGAAAATGTTGAAGTGATAACAGAGTATAAATTGGTGGTGCCTCATGAGAAAGACAAATTGGTTATTTACTTCACGAGCCTAAGAGGGGTGAGGAAAACATACGAGGATTGCTGTCACGTTCGTGTGATTCTGAAGGGACTAGGCGTTAAGGTTGACGAGAGAGATGTTTCAATGCATTCAGGATTCAAggaggagttgaaagaattatTGGGAAATGAATATGCTGGAAGGGGATTACCAAGGGTGTTCATGGGGAAAAAGTACGTTGGTGGGGCTGATGAAATAGGGAGAATGAACGAGGATGGGAAGCTCGAGAATTTAGTAGAAAATTGCGAACGAATAGAGGATGGTGGTAGtgttgttggaaatggagtttGTGAGGCCTGTGGAGATATTAGGTTTATTCCATGTGAGACATGTTCGGGGAGTTGTAAAATCTACTATGAAGCAGAATACGGCGAATTGGAACTTGAGGAAGATGAATATGGCTTCCAAAGATGCCCGGATTGTAATGAGAATGGACTTATACGATGTCCAATTTGTTGCGATTAA